The following are encoded together in the Pseudodesulfovibrio indicus genome:
- a CDS encoding tetratricopeptide repeat protein, whose product MMKNLLIATIAIAALALTGCVNKSYDDKTFNEFAYGEETPGVKLTSAQHEQVGDGYVRRNKPEMALMHFNKAIEVDKTNLDARVKRGDLLVSQGLDEQALAEFNRVLEVDPDHAIANEAAGCVYFRAGLFTEAQAHLNKAVALNPLLWKAHNFLGIIHDRAGEYDEAATEFSAALELHQGNGVDEIYNNLGVVQIARKDYGEAVETFRLALKSGGVSARTYNNLGLALARLGRLDEALESFKYAGGEAKANNNLGYVLLTENRPAQAVPYFEAAIELSPSYYVKAADNLKRARLAARFQQNTIQTSGSTPNPLLRPSFPDAKQNPGEPAASPASAGSPTPSPDVVKASLEKPGSGDEVISLPKTYGLHVSSWRDHESAFAHCETLRKQGFETWINQVDLGEKGVWYRVLVGRFATIDEAKAERPDVLAVLNLDSAPVFQRVDPRDAAVAQL is encoded by the coding sequence ATGATGAAGAATCTTTTGATCGCAACGATCGCCATCGCCGCGCTGGCCCTGACCGGGTGCGTGAACAAGTCCTACGACGACAAGACGTTCAACGAATTCGCCTACGGCGAAGAGACCCCCGGCGTGAAGCTGACCAGCGCGCAACACGAGCAGGTGGGCGACGGCTACGTGCGCCGCAACAAGCCCGAGATGGCGCTGATGCATTTCAACAAGGCCATCGAGGTCGACAAGACCAACCTCGACGCGCGGGTCAAGCGCGGCGACCTGCTGGTCTCCCAGGGGCTGGACGAACAGGCCCTGGCCGAATTCAACCGGGTCCTGGAAGTCGATCCCGACCACGCCATCGCCAACGAGGCGGCGGGCTGCGTCTACTTCCGGGCCGGGCTGTTCACCGAGGCCCAAGCGCACCTGAACAAGGCCGTGGCCCTCAATCCGCTGCTCTGGAAGGCGCACAACTTCCTGGGCATCATCCACGACCGCGCCGGGGAGTACGACGAGGCGGCCACGGAATTTTCCGCTGCGCTGGAGCTGCACCAGGGCAACGGCGTGGACGAAATCTACAACAACCTGGGCGTGGTCCAGATCGCCCGCAAGGACTACGGCGAGGCCGTGGAGACCTTCCGCCTGGCGCTCAAGTCCGGCGGGGTTTCGGCCCGCACCTACAACAACCTCGGCCTGGCCCTGGCCCGCCTGGGCCGTCTGGACGAGGCCCTGGAATCCTTCAAGTACGCCGGCGGCGAGGCCAAGGCCAACAACAACCTGGGCTACGTGCTGCTGACCGAGAACCGGCCCGCCCAGGCCGTCCCGTACTTCGAGGCGGCCATCGAGCTGTCGCCCAGCTACTACGTGAAGGCAGCCGACAACCTGAAGCGCGCCCGCCTTGCGGCCCGTTTCCAGCAGAACACCATCCAAACCAGCGGTTCCACCCCGAACCCTCTGCTTCGTCCGTCTTTCCCCGACGCGAAGCAGAACCCCGGCGAGCCTGCGGCATCTCCCGCGTCCGCAGGCTCGCCTACCCCTTCCCCCGACGTGGTCAAGGCGTCGCTGGAGAAGCCGGGTTCCGGGGATGAAGTCATATCCCTCCCGAAGACCTACGGCCTGCACGTCAGCTCCTGGCGTGACCACGAGAGCGCCTTCGCCCACTGCGAAACGCTGCGCAAGCAGGGTTTCGAGACCTGGATCAACCAGGTCGACCTGGGCGAGAAGGGCGTCTGGTACCGGGTCCTGGTCGGCAGGTTCGCCACCATCGACGAGGCCAAGGCCGAGCGGCCCGACGTGCTGGCCGTACTGAACCTCGATTCCGCCCCGGTCTTCCAGCGCGTGGACCCCAGGGACGCGGCGGTCGCTCAACTCTAA
- a CDS encoding DUF2721 domain-containing protein, with amino-acid sequence MEMTVTTPALLFPAISLFMLAFTNRFLSLAARIRTLHDIYRESRDKAIRAQIENLRKRVHMIRHMQGYGVMSMLACIFSMVCIFQEFMLAGQILFGLSLLFLTVSMLYSFLEIRISINALDILLQDMEN; translated from the coding sequence ATGGAGATGACCGTGACCACCCCGGCCCTGCTGTTCCCGGCCATATCGCTGTTCATGCTCGCCTTTACCAACCGGTTCCTGTCCCTGGCGGCGCGCATCCGCACCCTGCACGACATCTACCGGGAGTCCAGGGACAAGGCGATCCGCGCCCAGATCGAAAACCTGCGCAAGCGGGTTCACATGATCCGCCACATGCAGGGGTACGGCGTCATGTCCATGCTCGCCTGCATCTTCTCCATGGTCTGCATCTTCCAGGAATTCATGCTCGCCGGGCAGATCCTCTTCGGCCTCAGCCTCCTCTTCCTGACCGTCTCGATGCTCTACTCCTTTCTCGAAATCCGCATCTCCATCAACGCCTTGGACATTCTCCTCCAGGACATGGAGAACTAG
- a CDS encoding response regulator has product MLTLYRDILCFESEEPSALEALFSDDARLPSREEIDEDATRPVFEVVPARDRKSAVRVMEKALSAGEPFAIVLIDVHLSALGTAFEGVELAEELRARDPDVEIVLLSARHNVPLKEINKRVRPPEKLLFLQKPFRSPELKQLATSLGSKWDVENRLRDLNETLAFKVEARTSELNAANRRLRLDIAKRAAVLRELQASEQRYRLLFEKNITGNFAADSDGLILDCNVAFADMFDFISPQDAHGSNIFELWDKAGGTESLRDLLAQSGRLSGHEVVFLRGPLRRHLVVSCDVVTDDEGKVEELRGYLYDISESKRLEEQLRQSQKMEALGTLAGGIAHDFNNILGVILGYAEIIESGAEPDSGLDRRIGEISRAGRRARDLVTQILNFSRQGPQERHAMTLTPLVKEALKLLRSSVPTNVEIISRMETDRDQVMADATQMHQILLNLCGNASHAMQETGGTMTVTLADVRGDDPVLPPDDLGKPERFVRLTVSDTGPGVDPEVAERVFDPFFTTKKQGEGTGMGLAMVHGIVKRHDGYVVLDNRPGRGAAFHVFLPKSSAMERRETDVPADLVFREGRILFVDDEKPLTDIGREMLESCGFEVVTRTSSVEALEAFRFKPRDFDLIITDQSMPNMTGMEFAREVLKIRPEIPIILCTGFSDAVSYDRLRDVGIGDFIMKPILKHDLMGSISRLLAKS; this is encoded by the coding sequence ATGCTCACCCTCTACCGCGACATCCTCTGCTTCGAGAGCGAGGAGCCTTCCGCGCTGGAGGCGCTGTTCAGCGACGACGCCCGCCTGCCCTCCCGGGAGGAGATCGACGAGGACGCCACCCGGCCGGTCTTCGAGGTCGTCCCGGCCAGGGACCGCAAGTCCGCGGTCCGGGTCATGGAGAAGGCGCTCTCGGCTGGGGAGCCGTTCGCCATCGTGCTCATCGACGTCCACCTCTCGGCCCTGGGGACCGCCTTCGAGGGCGTGGAACTGGCCGAAGAGCTGCGCGCCCGCGACCCGGACGTGGAGATCGTGCTCCTGTCCGCGCGCCACAACGTGCCCCTCAAGGAAATCAACAAGCGCGTCCGGCCTCCGGAAAAGCTGCTCTTCCTCCAGAAGCCGTTCCGCTCGCCGGAGCTCAAGCAGCTGGCCACCTCGCTCGGCTCCAAGTGGGACGTGGAGAACCGCCTCCGGGACCTGAACGAGACCCTGGCCTTCAAGGTCGAGGCGCGGACCAGCGAGCTGAACGCGGCCAACCGGCGGCTCCGGCTGGACATCGCCAAGCGCGCCGCCGTGCTGCGCGAGCTGCAGGCCAGCGAGCAGCGCTACCGCCTGCTTTTCGAAAAGAACATCACCGGCAACTTCGCGGCGGACAGCGACGGCCTGATCCTCGATTGCAACGTGGCCTTCGCCGACATGTTCGACTTCATTTCGCCCCAGGACGCCCACGGGTCCAACATCTTCGAGCTGTGGGACAAGGCGGGCGGGACCGAATCCCTGCGCGACCTGCTGGCCCAGTCCGGGCGGCTGTCAGGCCATGAGGTGGTCTTTCTGCGCGGCCCGCTGCGCCGCCACCTGGTGGTCAGCTGCGACGTGGTCACCGACGACGAGGGCAAGGTGGAGGAGCTGCGCGGCTACCTCTACGACATCTCGGAGTCCAAGCGGCTGGAGGAGCAGTTGCGCCAGTCCCAGAAAATGGAGGCGCTCGGCACCCTGGCGGGCGGCATCGCCCACGACTTCAACAACATCCTGGGCGTCATCCTGGGATACGCCGAGATCATCGAGTCGGGCGCGGAGCCGGATTCCGGCCTGGACCGGCGCATCGGCGAGATCTCCCGCGCCGGTCGGCGGGCGCGCGACCTGGTCACCCAGATCCTGAATTTCTCGCGCCAGGGGCCGCAGGAGCGCCACGCCATGACCCTGACCCCGCTGGTCAAGGAGGCCCTCAAGCTGCTGCGTTCCAGCGTGCCCACCAACGTGGAGATCATCTCGCGCATGGAGACCGACCGGGACCAGGTCATGGCCGACGCCACCCAGATGCACCAGATCCTGCTCAACCTCTGCGGCAACGCCTCCCACGCCATGCAGGAGACGGGCGGGACCATGACCGTGACCCTGGCCGACGTGCGCGGCGACGACCCGGTGCTGCCGCCCGACGACCTGGGCAAGCCCGAGCGGTTCGTGCGCCTCACCGTGTCCGACACCGGGCCGGGCGTGGACCCGGAGGTGGCCGAGCGGGTCTTCGACCCCTTCTTCACCACCAAGAAGCAGGGCGAGGGAACCGGCATGGGACTGGCCATGGTCCACGGCATCGTCAAGCGCCACGACGGCTACGTAGTCCTGGACAACCGCCCGGGCCGGGGCGCGGCCTTCCACGTCTTCCTGCCCAAGAGCTCGGCCATGGAGCGGCGCGAGACCGACGTGCCCGCCGACCTGGTCTTCCGCGAGGGGCGCATCCTGTTCGTGGACGACGAGAAGCCGCTCACCGACATCGGCCGCGAGATGCTCGAATCCTGCGGCTTCGAGGTGGTCACCCGCACGTCCAGCGTCGAGGCCCTGGAGGCGTTCCGCTTCAAGCCGCGCGACTTCGACCTGATCATCACCGACCAGTCCATGCCCAACATGACCGGCATGGAGTTCGCCCGCGAAGTGCTCAAGATCCGGCCCGAAATCCCGATCATCCTGTGCACCGGGTTCTCGGACGCCGTGTCCTATGACCGGCTGCGCGACGTGGGCATCGGCGACTTCATCATGAAGCCGATCCTCAAGCACGACCTCATGGGGTCCATCAGCAGGCTGCTGGCCAAGAGCTGA
- a CDS encoding PQQ-dependent sugar dehydrogenase, producing the protein MRILYPALSLLLCFAFALTGAQAFAEPYFSPEEVPEAPVRRTTLLSGLDHPWSMAWLPDGGLLITERPGRVTLYRDGKATDVTGAPRVLVTGQGGLLDISLHPDFAENRLVYMTIAEGTEDANHTALVRATFDGRAFGPAETLFRSAPDKTGGQHFGSRMAWLPDGTLVLSVGDGGNPPKRVNGVLSRDMAQVRSAHLGKLVRLNDDGTPVAPPAFDGDAAPGMHTMGHRNIQGLAWDPLRRTLWASEHGARGGDEINRIQAGANYGWPVASYSREYTLPMDVADHHSLPGMADPTVVWEWRFAPSGLLVYTGDAFPGWKGDLLAGGLRSETIRLIELDRDGTPTGERDIPMGDRVRDIRQGPDGLVYVLTDEGDGKLIRLEPR; encoded by the coding sequence ATGCGTATACTCTACCCCGCCCTGAGCCTGCTGTTGTGTTTCGCCTTTGCCCTGACCGGGGCCCAGGCCTTTGCCGAGCCCTATTTTTCGCCCGAGGAGGTCCCGGAGGCACCGGTCCGCCGGACCACCCTGCTCTCCGGCCTCGACCACCCGTGGTCCATGGCCTGGCTCCCGGACGGCGGGCTGCTGATCACCGAGCGGCCGGGCCGGGTGACCCTCTACCGCGACGGCAAGGCGACCGATGTGACGGGCGCGCCCCGGGTCCTGGTCACGGGCCAGGGCGGGCTGCTCGACATCAGCCTGCACCCCGACTTCGCCGAAAACCGGCTGGTCTACATGACCATCGCCGAAGGGACCGAGGACGCCAACCACACCGCCCTGGTGCGGGCGACCTTCGACGGACGCGCGTTCGGCCCGGCCGAGACCCTGTTCCGGTCCGCGCCGGACAAGACCGGCGGCCAGCACTTCGGCTCGCGCATGGCCTGGCTTCCCGACGGGACCCTGGTGCTCTCGGTGGGCGACGGCGGCAACCCGCCCAAGCGGGTCAACGGCGTGCTCTCCCGCGACATGGCCCAGGTCCGGTCCGCCCATTTGGGCAAGCTGGTCCGGCTGAACGACGACGGCACCCCGGTCGCGCCCCCGGCCTTTGACGGCGATGCGGCTCCCGGGATGCATACCATGGGCCACCGCAACATCCAGGGGCTGGCCTGGGACCCGCTGCGCCGCACCCTGTGGGCCAGCGAGCACGGCGCGCGCGGCGGCGACGAGATCAACCGCATCCAGGCCGGGGCCAACTACGGCTGGCCCGTGGCCTCCTACAGCCGCGAATACACCCTGCCCATGGACGTGGCCGACCACCACTCCCTGCCGGGCATGGCCGACCCGACGGTGGTCTGGGAATGGCGGTTCGCGCCCTCCGGGCTGCTGGTCTACACGGGCGACGCCTTCCCCGGCTGGAAGGGCGACCTGCTGGCGGGCGGGCTGCGCAGCGAGACCATCCGGCTCATCGAGCTGGACAGGGACGGCACCCCCACCGGCGAGCGCGACATCCCCATGGGGGACCGCGTGCGCGACATCCGCCAGGGGCCGGACGGGCTGGTCTACGTGCTCACCGACGAGGGCGACGGCAAGCTCATCCGCCTCGAACCCCGGTAG
- a CDS encoding SHOCT domain-containing protein has translation MINWMRFLPAAQAGGGGPSGWDGHMMYSPFGGFSMILILGVLVVFVVLALRRGDGGREETPLAILKRRYAKGEIDKEEFERMKRELGE, from the coding sequence ATGATCAATTGGATGCGATTTCTGCCCGCGGCCCAGGCCGGAGGGGGCGGCCCGTCCGGATGGGACGGGCACATGATGTATTCCCCCTTCGGCGGCTTTTCCATGATCCTCATCCTGGGGGTCCTCGTCGTCTTCGTCGTCCTGGCCCTCAGGAGGGGCGACGGCGGCAGGGAGGAGACCCCGCTGGCCATCCTGAAGCGGCGATACGCCAAGGGCGAGATCGACAAGGAGGAGTTCGAGCGCATGAAGCGGGAGCTGGGGGAGTAG
- the tsaA gene encoding tRNA (N6-threonylcarbamoyladenosine(37)-N6)-methyltransferase TrmO: MYIHYQPIGYFHTPHKNVEGMPIQPSGARGCQGVIRVLPEFVEGLRDIAGFSHLIVLYHLHEIQGQDLTVLPFLDKRPHGIFATRSPKRPNPIGLSVMELHGVAGESLFLDNVDVLDGTPVIDIKPYVPDFDVWPADRVGWFEGKSGNAATHRSDDRFAARDKAGAELEQVES; this comes from the coding sequence ATGTACATTCATTACCAACCCATCGGCTATTTCCACACCCCGCACAAGAACGTGGAGGGCATGCCCATCCAGCCCTCGGGCGCGCGCGGCTGCCAGGGCGTGATCCGCGTCCTGCCCGAATTCGTCGAGGGGCTGCGCGACATCGCGGGCTTCTCCCACCTCATCGTCCTCTATCACCTGCACGAGATCCAAGGCCAGGACCTGACCGTGCTTCCCTTCCTGGACAAACGTCCCCACGGCATCTTCGCCACCCGCTCGCCCAAGCGGCCCAACCCCATCGGCCTGTCGGTCATGGAGCTCCACGGCGTGGCGGGCGAGAGCCTGTTCCTGGACAACGTGGACGTGCTCGACGGCACGCCGGTCATCGACATCAAGCCCTACGTCCCGGACTTCGACGTCTGGCCCGCCGACCGGGTCGGCTGGTTCGAGGGAAAATCGGGAAACGCGGCCACGCACCGCAGCGACGACCGCTTCGCGGCCCGCGACAAGGCCGGGGCCGAATTGGAGCAGGTGGAGAGCTGA
- a CDS encoding glycerophosphodiester phosphodiesterase family protein: MRCKTLIIAALACLLAGASGAMAGENIQVGPRPYYLVENMDDGPLKESLEMCADKPLKRTAFSIGHRGAPMQFPEHTRESYEAAARMGAGVLECDVAFTKDRVLVCRHSQCDLATTTDILSIPELAAKCSKPFTPARLDPATGKVLEPATAMCCTSDLTVEEFKRLKGKMDASNPAATTPEEFLGGTPSWRTDLYTATGTLVTHKESIELFKKLGVKMTPELKTPSVDMPFDGDYTQEKYARQMIDEYKQAGVDPSMVYAQSFRLDDVLYWLKSEPAFGEQAVFLDEDGVGEFHQDKPATWSPTPAELKAKGVRIVAPALWMLVTVKDGKIVPSAYAEAIKAEGMKIITWSLERSGLLTDGGGWYYQSIKDVVRKPGDTYTLVDVLAQQVGVIGIFSDWPGTVTYYANCKGL, from the coding sequence ATGCGTTGTAAAACCTTGATTATTGCCGCCCTGGCCTGCCTGCTGGCGGGCGCGTCCGGGGCCATGGCCGGGGAGAACATCCAGGTGGGGCCTCGTCCCTATTACCTGGTCGAAAACATGGACGACGGCCCGCTCAAGGAGTCCCTTGAGATGTGCGCCGACAAGCCGCTCAAGCGGACCGCCTTCTCCATCGGCCATCGGGGCGCGCCCATGCAGTTCCCGGAACACACCCGCGAGAGCTACGAGGCCGCGGCGCGCATGGGCGCGGGCGTGCTGGAATGCGACGTGGCCTTCACCAAGGACCGCGTGCTGGTCTGCCGCCACTCCCAGTGCGACCTGGCGACCACCACCGACATCCTGTCCATCCCGGAGCTGGCCGCCAAGTGCTCCAAGCCGTTCACCCCGGCCAGGCTGGACCCGGCCACGGGCAAGGTCCTGGAGCCGGCCACGGCCATGTGCTGCACCAGCGACCTGACCGTGGAGGAGTTCAAGCGCCTCAAGGGCAAGATGGACGCCTCCAACCCGGCGGCGACCACCCCGGAGGAGTTTCTGGGCGGCACCCCGTCCTGGCGCACCGACCTGTACACCGCCACGGGCACCCTGGTGACCCACAAGGAATCCATCGAGCTGTTCAAGAAGCTCGGCGTGAAGATGACTCCCGAGCTGAAGACCCCGAGCGTGGACATGCCCTTTGACGGCGACTACACCCAGGAGAAGTACGCCCGGCAGATGATCGACGAGTACAAGCAGGCGGGCGTGGACCCGTCCATGGTCTATGCCCAGTCCTTCCGCCTGGACGACGTGCTCTACTGGCTGAAGAGCGAGCCCGCCTTCGGCGAGCAGGCCGTGTTCCTGGACGAGGACGGGGTCGGCGAGTTCCATCAGGACAAGCCCGCCACCTGGTCCCCGACCCCGGCGGAGCTGAAGGCCAAGGGCGTCCGGATCGTGGCCCCGGCCCTGTGGATGCTGGTCACGGTCAAGGACGGGAAGATCGTGCCTTCCGCCTACGCCGAGGCCATCAAGGCCGAGGGGATGAAGATCATCACCTGGTCCCTGGAACGGTCCGGCCTGCTGACCGACGGCGGCGGCTGGTACTACCAGTCGATCAAGGACGTGGTCCGCAAGCCCGGCGACACCTACACCCTGGTGGACGTCCTGGCCCAACAGGTGGGCGTCATCGGCATCTTCAGCGACTGGCCCGGCACCGTGACCTACTACGCCAACTGCAAGGGGCTCTGA
- a CDS encoding HD-GYP domain-containing protein, protein MVERDMPEYRIPVDQLRPGVFIRLEKTSWFEHPFLFSNFKVRDFDQIALIKSLGITHVMCIPEKSDVLPAAPEKRTEAKRPEPRKQLSQEVIDHLWEVKRERTRRLREKKDQIALCEKRFNACIKTFNDIYRDVAAGRTEGVGHAVGFVARLAALFLDDRESTLHLMNVVDKGESAYSHPMNVAVLSMIVGKEARLDEAEMTVLALGALFHDIGKERLPKKLLKKRGELTRPEQNLLDEHPALGAEIIAGLKGFPDGVARILAQHHERMDGSGVPGGLKGETIDRLARIVAVADAYDNHCNHADPMESLTPYLALSYMFGQQKHLFDVELLALFIRCLGVYPPGTVVGVYPPGTVVELSNGDVGMVMAVNPKNQLNPSVMLHDPEVPKKEALIVDLADEPDLRVEKSIRLAQLPPETLEYLSPRTRITYYVDRS, encoded by the coding sequence ATGGTGGAAAGAGACATGCCAGAGTACCGCATCCCGGTGGACCAACTCCGTCCGGGCGTCTTCATCCGGCTGGAAAAGACCAGTTGGTTCGAGCATCCCTTTCTTTTCAGCAATTTCAAGGTCCGGGACTTCGACCAGATAGCCCTCATCAAGAGCCTGGGCATCACGCATGTGATGTGCATCCCGGAGAAGTCGGACGTGCTCCCTGCCGCGCCGGAGAAGCGGACCGAGGCCAAACGGCCCGAGCCCCGCAAGCAGCTGTCCCAGGAGGTCATAGACCACCTCTGGGAGGTCAAGCGCGAGCGCACCCGGCGGCTGCGGGAGAAGAAGGACCAGATCGCCCTGTGCGAGAAGCGCTTCAACGCCTGCATCAAGACCTTCAACGACATCTACAGGGACGTGGCCGCGGGCAGGACCGAGGGCGTCGGACACGCCGTCGGGTTCGTCGCCCGGCTGGCCGCCCTCTTCCTGGACGACCGCGAATCCACCCTGCATTTGATGAACGTGGTGGACAAGGGCGAGTCCGCCTACTCCCACCCCATGAACGTGGCCGTGTTGTCCATGATCGTGGGCAAGGAGGCCCGGCTGGACGAGGCGGAGATGACCGTCCTCGCCCTGGGCGCGCTGTTCCACGACATCGGCAAGGAGCGGTTGCCCAAGAAGCTGCTCAAGAAGCGCGGCGAGTTGACCCGGCCCGAACAAAACCTCCTGGACGAGCATCCGGCCCTGGGCGCGGAGATTATCGCCGGGCTGAAAGGGTTCCCCGACGGAGTGGCCCGCATCCTGGCCCAGCACCACGAGCGGATGGACGGCTCCGGCGTTCCGGGCGGGCTGAAGGGCGAGACCATCGACCGGCTGGCGCGCATCGTGGCCGTGGCCGACGCCTACGACAACCACTGCAACCACGCGGACCCCATGGAGTCCCTGACGCCCTACCTGGCCCTGTCCTACATGTTCGGCCAGCAGAAGCATCTCTTCGACGTGGAGCTGCTCGCCCTGTTCATCCGCTGCCTGGGCGTGTACCCGCCCGGCACGGTGGTGGGCGTGTACCCGCCCGGCACGGTGGTGGAGCTGTCCAACGGCGACGTGGGCATGGTCATGGCGGTGAACCCCAAGAACCAGCTCAATCCGAGCGTCATGCTCCACGATCCGGAGGTACCCAAGAAGGAGGCGCTCATCGTGGACCTGGCGGACGAGCCGGACCTGCGGGTGGAGAAGTCCATCCGGCTGGCGCAGCTTCCCCCGGAGACGCTCGAATATCTTTCCCCCAGGACCAGGATCACCTACTACGTGGACCGGTCCTAG
- a CDS encoding type II secretion system F family protein: protein MSDQLIPLFTAFVGFVSVLLAGYGLLGYLSGASESARLKERVSGTTVKRSDALTAPIGSALSGVVDFFGRLGTKIGPTESAEIDKGRMRLVQAGLRKPDSHKIFQGVKGVLAVALAGGFLLYRFLLSPDMTMTMTGFGTVLMATLGVYAPEYWLTKKVNKRKLTVSDELPDALDLLVVCVESGMGLDQAVDRVCHEMRRSGPIISSEFKLLTLELRAGKSRVEALRSLAARVGLDDLNSLTSLLIQADAFGISVGRTLRVYSDAMRVKRSQRAEEKAAKMPVLLLLPLVAFILPALFVAILGPAVIMSMDMFIKMNSR from the coding sequence ATGAGCGATCAGTTGATACCCCTGTTCACGGCCTTCGTCGGTTTCGTCTCCGTGCTCCTGGCGGGCTACGGCCTCCTGGGCTACCTGAGCGGCGCCAGCGAGTCGGCCCGGCTCAAGGAGCGGGTCTCCGGCACCACGGTCAAGCGCAGCGACGCCCTGACCGCGCCCATCGGCTCCGCCCTGTCCGGCGTGGTGGACTTCTTCGGCAGGCTGGGGACCAAGATCGGCCCCACCGAGTCCGCCGAGATCGACAAGGGCCGCATGCGGCTGGTCCAGGCCGGACTGCGCAAGCCCGATTCTCACAAGATTTTCCAGGGCGTGAAGGGGGTCTTGGCCGTGGCGCTGGCGGGCGGATTCCTGCTCTACCGCTTCCTGCTCTCCCCGGACATGACCATGACGATGACCGGCTTCGGCACGGTCCTGATGGCCACCCTCGGCGTCTACGCCCCCGAGTACTGGCTGACCAAGAAGGTCAACAAGCGCAAGCTGACCGTGTCCGACGAGCTGCCCGACGCGCTCGATCTGCTGGTGGTCTGCGTGGAGTCCGGCATGGGGCTGGATCAGGCCGTGGACCGGGTCTGCCACGAGATGCGCAGGTCCGGGCCGATCATCAGTTCCGAGTTCAAGCTGCTGACCCTGGAGCTGCGCGCGGGCAAGTCCCGCGTGGAGGCCCTGCGCTCCCTGGCGGCCAGAGTGGGCCTGGACGACCTGAACAGCCTGACTTCCCTGCTCATCCAGGCCGACGCCTTCGGCATCAGCGTCGGCCGGACCCTGCGCGTCTACTCGGACGCCATGCGCGTCAAGCGCTCCCAGCGCGCCGAGGAAAAGGCCGCAAAGATGCCGGTGCTGCTGCTTCTTCCCCTCGTGGCGTTCATCCTTCCCGCCCTGTTCGTGGCCATCCTCGGCCCGGCGGTAATCATGAGCATGGACATGTTCATCAAGATGAACAGCCGGTAG
- a CDS encoding Spy/CpxP family protein refolding chaperone, with translation MNTRIIVSSLAALLLFSTVAFGQMMGPGGGPGGPGHHGMWNNYQASPEQQKAYQEIFDKYQGDLSRLADKMWSKRAQLNGLLAQEKVDRKQVKQLADEVGALLSQCYALQVDMLVDMREKGLSYYGMGMMHGGMMGGGMMDMMMGNMMNMMMGGGQWHQGGQWYPGGDRQYPGGQPYGGQPYGGNRGMMQ, from the coding sequence ATGAATACGCGAATTATCGTTTCGAGCCTTGCCGCGCTGCTGCTTTTCTCCACCGTGGCCTTCGGCCAGATGATGGGTCCCGGCGGCGGTCCGGGCGGGCCAGGCCATCACGGCATGTGGAACAACTATCAGGCCTCGCCCGAACAGCAGAAGGCGTACCAGGAGATCTTCGACAAATACCAGGGGGACCTCTCCCGGCTGGCGGACAAGATGTGGTCCAAACGCGCCCAGCTCAACGGTCTCCTGGCCCAGGAAAAGGTCGACCGCAAGCAGGTGAAGCAGCTGGCCGACGAGGTCGGCGCGCTCCTTTCGCAGTGCTACGCGCTCCAGGTGGATATGCTGGTGGACATGCGCGAAAAGGGGTTGTCCTACTACGGCATGGGCATGATGCACGGCGGCATGATGGGCGGCGGCATGATGGACATGATGATGGGCAACATGATGAACATGATGATGGGCGGGGGCCAGTGGCACCAGGGCGGCCAGTGGTATCCCGGCGGTGACCGGCAGTATCCCGGCGGCCAGCCCTACGGCGGCCAGCCCTACGGCGGGAACCGGGGCATGATGCAGTAG